The following proteins are encoded in a genomic region of Desulfobacterales bacterium:
- a CDS encoding RtcB family protein, producing MVAKHDFKQLDDHLFEVPAEFRADMRVPARFYSDAELLKGIITDNSLQQLINTATLPGVVKYALAMPDIHQGYGFPIGGVVATKLPDGVISPGGVGYDINCGVRLLATHLDHEEIRPFVDDLATVLYANCPSGVGKGGNIKLKAKELDQVLSQGAHWAVKKGFGTETDLERTEEGGCLDGANPEKVSPRAKDRGQKQVGTLGAGNHFIELDIVDQVTDPDVAQRIGLFEGQIAIQIHCGSRGLGHQVCGDYVKRFQKNISRYGLNLPDRELVCAPLSSAEGQDYLAAMKAAANYAFANRQVLAAHIRRSFEQVLAGRVSNHHIFQIYDIAHNMAKVETHHIDGKLMQLCVHRKGATRAFGPGSTELPSVYRDIGQPVLVPGSMGTASWVLVGTAQSMAQTFGSTCHGAGRTMSRKKARKSMRGITLREELEGRGIHIRAGSMPGLAEEAPAAYKDVDRVVNVVHSAGIAKKVARLKPIAVIKG from the coding sequence GTGGTTGCCAAGCATGATTTTAAACAGCTGGATGATCATTTGTTTGAAGTGCCGGCTGAATTCCGCGCCGACATGCGGGTACCGGCGCGCTTTTATTCCGATGCCGAATTGTTAAAAGGCATCATAACGGACAACAGCCTGCAACAGTTAATCAATACAGCGACGTTGCCTGGAGTTGTCAAATATGCCCTGGCCATGCCGGATATTCATCAGGGTTACGGGTTTCCCATTGGTGGCGTTGTGGCCACCAAGTTGCCGGATGGTGTTATCTCTCCGGGCGGCGTTGGATATGACATCAATTGCGGCGTGCGCCTGCTGGCCACCCATTTAGACCATGAAGAAATCCGTCCTTTTGTCGATGATCTGGCGACCGTTCTTTATGCCAACTGCCCCAGTGGGGTCGGCAAGGGGGGCAACATCAAACTGAAGGCCAAAGAACTTGATCAGGTCCTATCACAGGGTGCTCACTGGGCGGTTAAAAAGGGATTCGGTACTGAAACAGATCTGGAACGCACCGAGGAAGGCGGCTGCCTGGATGGTGCAAACCCGGAAAAAGTCAGTCCACGGGCCAAGGACCGTGGCCAAAAGCAGGTAGGGACGCTGGGCGCCGGCAACCATTTTATTGAGCTGGATATCGTCGATCAGGTTACGGACCCTGATGTGGCCCAGCGAATCGGCCTTTTTGAGGGACAAATTGCGATCCAAATCCACTGTGGATCACGTGGCCTGGGTCATCAGGTCTGCGGCGATTACGTCAAACGTTTTCAAAAAAATATTTCCCGCTACGGACTCAACCTGCCGGATCGGGAACTGGTTTGTGCCCCGCTCAGCAGCGCCGAAGGTCAGGACTACCTGGCTGCCATGAAGGCGGCTGCCAATTATGCCTTTGCCAACCGTCAAGTGCTGGCTGCCCACATTCGGCGCAGCTTCGAGCAGGTATTGGCCGGTAGGGTTTCAAATCATCATATCTTTCAGATTTATGATATTGCCCATAATATGGCCAAGGTTGAAACCCATCATATCGACGGCAAGCTCATGCAGCTGTGCGTTCATCGTAAGGGCGCCACTCGCGCCTTTGGGCCTGGATCAACCGAGCTGCCCTCGGTTTACCGTGACATCGGACAGCCGGTACTGGTGCCGGGCTCGATGGGTACCGCATCATGGGTTCTGGTTGGTACAGCGCAATCGATGGCGCAAACATTTGGATCCACCTGTCACGGGGCCGGCCGCACAATGAGCCGCAAAAAAGCCAGAAAAAGCATGCGGGGCATAACGTTGCGTGAAGAGCTCGAGGGTCGAGGCATCCACATCCGGGCAGGCAGCATGCCCGGCCTGGCCGAAGAGGCACCGGCCGCCTATAAAGATGTGGATCGGGTTGTTAATGTCGTGCACAGCGCGGGCATTGCCAAAAAGGTGGCGAGATTGAAGCCCATCGCTGTAATCAAGGGCTAG
- a CDS encoding KH domain-containing protein yields MKDLIQRIAEALVDNPEEVAVTALQGSQATVLELKVAKEDLGKIIGKQGRTAKSIRTILGAASAKKNKRTVLEIVE; encoded by the coding sequence ATGAAAGATCTGATTCAACGTATTGCGGAGGCACTGGTCGACAATCCTGAAGAGGTTGCCGTCACCGCACTCCAAGGTAGTCAGGCGACTGTTTTGGAATTGAAAGTGGCCAAAGAGGATTTGGGCAAAATCATCGGTAAACAGGGCCGCACGGCCAAATCGATTCGTACAATCCTGGGCGCCGCGTCAGCCAAGAAAAACAAACGCACCGTTCTCGAGATCGTCGAGTAG
- a CDS encoding succinate dehydrogenase iron-sulfur subunit — translation MKCHFTVYRYDPAADEKPRYQEYEIDAEPTDKILDCLNKIRWEQDPTLAFRSSCAHGICGSDALMINGRIELACQKLVRDFKTGNNFVIEPLPLFDVVKDLIVDMEPFLEKYRQVQPYLIAGKNDSGKEFIQEAENQEFIEPALRCILCASCTAGCPINRANSDYLGPAALLRAFRYIFDSRDSITEERLEKIDSDNGVWGCKTMWWCTEVCPKEIPITKCLGQIKRAVKQKAKKE, via the coding sequence ATGAAGTGTCACTTTACCGTCTATCGATATGACCCTGCTGCGGATGAAAAACCGCGCTACCAGGAATATGAGATCGATGCCGAACCGACCGACAAGATTCTGGATTGTTTAAACAAAATCAGGTGGGAGCAGGATCCGACCCTGGCTTTTCGATCTTCGTGTGCCCACGGGATCTGCGGATCGGATGCCCTGATGATCAACGGGCGTATTGAACTGGCCTGCCAGAAACTGGTGCGTGATTTCAAAACCGGCAATAATTTTGTGATCGAACCGTTGCCGCTGTTTGATGTCGTTAAAGACTTGATCGTTGATATGGAGCCATTTTTGGAAAAATACCGCCAGGTGCAGCCCTATCTGATAGCCGGCAAAAACGATTCGGGTAAAGAATTTATCCAGGAGGCTGAAAATCAGGAGTTTATTGAACCGGCGCTCAGATGCATCCTGTGTGCCTCCTGCACTGCCGGTTGTCCGATTAACCGGGCCAATTCGGATTATCTGGGTCCGGCTGCCTTGCTGCGTGCTTTTCGCTATATCTTTGATTCGCGTGATTCCATAACGGAGGAGCGTCTGGAAAAAATTGACTCTGATAACGGTGTCTGGGGATGTAAAACCATGTGGTGGTGCACCGAGGTGTGCCCCAAAGAAATCCCCATCACCAAATGTCTGGGACAGATCAAACGGGCTGTCAAACAAAAAGCAAAAAAGGAATAG
- a CDS encoding Crp/Fnr family transcriptional regulator, translating to MPEKNMLAGFSFFSDVAPETLEAIAQKGEIFEFKAQDVIFKVEEPATHLYGLLEGEIDLILIFKDRVLKTDIEYEEAIQATIVDEEKEIIVDTVAEGQVFGWASVVGPSKRTVKAVCSQNCRVIAIPADALKAMFDKDHTLGYAVMHRLCDIIAKRLRNRTDKLIEAWGEAFDISSI from the coding sequence ATGCCTGAGAAAAATATGCTGGCAGGGTTTTCATTTTTTTCCGATGTCGCGCCAGAGACATTGGAAGCCATTGCCCAGAAAGGCGAAATTTTTGAGTTTAAAGCACAAGATGTCATTTTTAAGGTGGAAGAGCCGGCAACACATCTCTATGGCCTTTTAGAAGGTGAAATCGATTTGATCCTCATTTTTAAGGACAGGGTCTTAAAAACAGACATCGAATACGAAGAAGCCATTCAGGCCACCATTGTCGATGAAGAAAAAGAGATCATTGTCGATACGGTTGCCGAGGGTCAGGTGTTTGGATGGGCGTCGGTTGTCGGACCATCAAAACGAACCGTCAAAGCCGTATGTTCGCAAAATTGCCGCGTTATTGCCATACCGGCCGACGCGTTGAAAGCCATGTTCGATAAGGACCATACCCTGGGGTATGCCGTCATGCATCGCCTGTGTGACATCATTGCCAAACGACTTCGTAATCGAACTGATAAGTTGATTGAGGCGTGGGGGGAGGCTTTCGACATCAGTTCGATATAG
- a CDS encoding acyl-CoA dehydrogenase family protein, giving the protein MDFTIPPALAKEIIEFKHFLKDRVQSKLSGWYRRQEIPADFFRQMGAGGWFGIAHKSGKLAKNSALREALIAEELAKVSPGVAVAALAQVDLGLVSLYLYGSDYLTAQYGKSAAEGKTLMCVGNTERMAGSDVAGIQMRARKVKGGWLLNGTKAYVTNGYISDLGVITAVSSPRASRNNRISMYLVDLHAKGVKRKKLNKQVWIPSDLTRLTFSDVFVPNDHLLGGPGQGLQQVLSVFTNSRVPIAAMTLGTAVGAFELALAHAKKRQIFGQPITEFQAKAFEAADFFAKIEAARLMLWKACWKMDHNENFRQESSLAKYLAVEITRNVTTWAADIFGAASVIQDHPIHKFPMDAWASSLGEGTQDVQKLVIFRELIKQYT; this is encoded by the coding sequence ATGGATTTTACGATTCCACCAGCACTTGCAAAAGAAATCATTGAATTCAAGCATTTTCTTAAGGACCGTGTCCAATCGAAACTGTCGGGATGGTATCGGCGTCAGGAAATACCAGCTGATTTTTTCCGTCAAATGGGGGCTGGGGGCTGGTTTGGTATAGCGCATAAGTCGGGCAAATTGGCCAAAAACAGCGCCTTGAGGGAAGCCTTAATTGCAGAAGAATTGGCCAAGGTCTCGCCGGGTGTGGCTGTGGCAGCACTGGCGCAGGTCGATCTGGGACTCGTCTCATTATATTTGTATGGCTCTGATTATTTAACGGCACAATATGGCAAATCAGCTGCGGAAGGAAAAACCTTGATGTGCGTCGGCAACACTGAGCGCATGGCCGGCAGTGATGTCGCCGGCATCCAAATGCGTGCTCGCAAAGTTAAAGGTGGCTGGCTGCTAAACGGTACCAAGGCCTATGTGACCAACGGGTATATTAGTGACCTGGGGGTGATTACAGCGGTATCAAGCCCTCGGGCGTCAAGAAATAATCGCATATCAATGTATCTGGTGGATCTGCATGCCAAGGGCGTTAAGCGCAAAAAACTCAATAAGCAGGTCTGGATTCCATCCGACCTGACCCGCCTGACATTCAGCGACGTCTTTGTCCCAAATGACCATCTTCTGGGTGGCCCTGGGCAGGGGCTTCAGCAGGTGCTGAGCGTTTTCACCAACAGCCGCGTCCCCATTGCCGCCATGACGCTTGGAACCGCCGTCGGCGCCTTTGAACTGGCGCTGGCCCATGCGAAAAAGCGCCAGATCTTCGGTCAGCCGATCACCGAATTTCAAGCAAAAGCATTCGAAGCTGCCGATTTTTTTGCAAAAATTGAGGCCGCCCGTTTGATGCTCTGGAAGGCTTGCTGGAAAATGGACCACAATGAGAATTTCAGGCAGGAATCCTCGCTGGCAAAATATTTGGCGGTTGAAATCACCCGCAATGTGACCACCTGGGCTGCGGATATTTTTGGCGCCGCATCCGTCATCCAGGATCATCCCATTCACAAGTTCCCCATGGACGCCTGGGCGTCATCCTTGGGTGAAGGCACCCAGGATGTACAGAAGCTGGTTATTTTCCGGGAGTTGATTAAACAATACACCTAG
- a CDS encoding archease, with translation MGFEEIEHTADHALKVYGKDLTELFISAAQGMTSLMTADISDVSAEIAKAVKLETIDTESLLVEWLSELAYWAEAEMLIFKTFNIHKLTANVVDARVIGGRAPALDKQIKAVTYHNLNIVKTHQGLEAIITFDV, from the coding sequence ATGGGCTTTGAGGAAATTGAACATACGGCTGATCATGCCTTGAAGGTTTACGGCAAAGATCTCACGGAGCTGTTTATCAGTGCGGCTCAGGGGATGACATCCCTAATGACGGCAGATATATCCGACGTTTCAGCGGAAATTGCAAAAGCCGTTAAATTAGAGACGATCGATACAGAAAGCCTGCTTGTAGAATGGCTCAGTGAACTGGCTTACTGGGCTGAAGCTGAAATGCTGATTTTTAAGACATTCAACATTCATAAGCTAACCGCAAACGTTGTCGATGCCAGGGTCATTGGTGGCAGAGCGCCTGCATTGGACAAGCAAATTAAGGCGGTAACGTATCACAATTTAAATATTGTGAAGACCCACCAGGGTCTTGAGGCCATCATAACCTTCGATGTCTGA
- a CDS encoding zinc-binding dehydrogenase, with protein sequence MKALYFKEHGELDVIQYGDVPDSEPGPGQVKVRVRATALNFLDIWVRRGWPGLKLEMPHWCGADVAGEVAELGEGVTQWQIGQRVVADPGVNLFEDEFTARGEDCVSPGYHVLGEHQRGGAAEYIVLPANGLAAMPDEVDYPEAAAPLLVTLTAWRMLIDRAGLRAGESVLVVGSGGGVNSMSIQLAKLAGAFVYAVASNDQKAQLAKELGADVVLDRSKVDWGKEIYRLTEKRGVDVVVDNVGKATLTASMQAAARGGRIVIVGNTSGPQTEIDIRFIFGKQISLIGSTMGSHQDFRDVMALLWAGKLKPVIDRVMPLSEGRQAYEMMEKGELLGKIVLTP encoded by the coding sequence ATGAAAGCATTGTACTTTAAAGAACATGGTGAGTTGGATGTCATCCAATATGGGGATGTGCCGGACTCGGAGCCCGGGCCCGGGCAGGTCAAGGTGCGGGTGCGGGCAACAGCATTAAATTTTCTGGACATTTGGGTGCGGCGGGGCTGGCCCGGCTTAAAGCTTGAAATGCCGCATTGGTGCGGAGCCGATGTGGCCGGCGAGGTTGCTGAGCTCGGTGAAGGCGTTACCCAATGGCAGATTGGGCAGCGGGTCGTCGCGGATCCGGGTGTTAATTTGTTTGAAGATGAATTTACCGCGCGGGGTGAAGATTGTGTCAGCCCCGGCTATCATGTCCTCGGTGAACATCAACGTGGCGGTGCCGCAGAATACATCGTGCTGCCGGCCAATGGTCTGGCGGCGATGCCGGATGAAGTGGATTATCCGGAAGCAGCAGCACCCCTGTTGGTGACCCTCACTGCCTGGCGTATGCTCATCGACAGGGCAGGGCTGCGTGCCGGTGAATCTGTGCTGGTGGTCGGCTCCGGGGGTGGGGTTAACAGCATGTCCATCCAGCTTGCCAAACTTGCCGGTGCCTTTGTATATGCGGTCGCAAGCAATGATCAAAAAGCGCAACTGGCCAAAGAATTGGGCGCTGATGTGGTGTTGGATCGTTCCAAAGTCGACTGGGGCAAAGAGATTTATAGACTGACCGAAAAGCGGGGTGTGGATGTGGTCGTTGATAATGTCGGTAAGGCCACGTTAACGGCCAGCATGCAGGCGGCGGCCCGCGGCGGTCGCATCGTTATTGTCGGCAATACCAGTGGACCTCAGACGGAAATTGATATCCGCTTTATTTTCGGTAAACAAATTAGCCTTATCGGCAGTACTATGGGCAGCCATCAGGATTTTAGAGATGTGATGGCGCTGCTTTGGGCCGGCAAACTAAAACCCGTGATCGATCGGGTCATGCCGCTCAGCGAAGGGCGCCAGGCCTATGAGATGATGGAGAAGGGGGAGCTGCTGGGGAAGATTGTTTTGACGCCTTAA
- the sdhA gene encoding succinate dehydrogenase flavoprotein subunit, whose amino-acid sequence MQHQYDVIIVGAGLAGLRAAVEIGKDAHVAVLTKVFATRSHSGAAQGGIGAALGNEEEDHCEWHMFDTVKGSDYLGDQDAIEILANDAPRAIYELENLGVPFNRTPEGKIAQRAFGGHTRNFGEAPVKRACYAATRTGRVILDTLWEQSLRRGIEFFDEFQMLSLIVHDGQCCGVVAYELSTGKLHVFKSKAVMLATGGAGKIYKTTSNAFASTGDGMAIAYRAGAPLEDMEFVQFHPTGIYKLGILISEAARGEGGILLNNDGERFMERYAPIIKDLAPRDMISRCMLEEMRAGRGIDGKDYFHLDLTHLGEDVIDKKLAEITSFARTYAGVDPIKEPIPVQPTCHYMMGGIATDADGCVIVDEKNTAFAGLYAAGECACVSVHGANRLGCNALLDTLVFGRRAGIAIKAFVPSVSRPKLPARPEKKDADMIKELMNSGGKENSGPIRAELQESMMENVSVFRQKDSLSTALAKIAQLKKRYQDLSIQDKGNCFNRDLLDAIELGHLLDLAEVITLSALNREESRGAHSREDFPERDDQKFLVHTMALHNAVKGPQIFSKPVNITKFEPKERKY is encoded by the coding sequence ATGCAACACCAATATGATGTGATTATCGTGGGCGCAGGTTTGGCCGGGCTGCGCGCGGCGGTTGAGATCGGAAAAGATGCTCATGTCGCCGTTCTGACCAAAGTTTTTGCGACGCGCTCCCACTCCGGTGCGGCTCAGGGAGGCATCGGCGCCGCTCTGGGCAATGAAGAAGAAGACCACTGTGAATGGCACATGTTTGATACGGTCAAAGGCAGTGATTATCTGGGCGATCAGGATGCGATCGAGATTCTGGCCAATGATGCACCGCGGGCCATTTATGAGCTGGAAAACCTGGGGGTTCCGTTTAATCGGACACCGGAGGGCAAAATCGCCCAAAGAGCCTTTGGCGGGCACACGCGCAATTTTGGCGAGGCGCCGGTAAAGCGGGCCTGCTATGCGGCGACCCGCACCGGCCGGGTTATTTTGGATACGCTCTGGGAGCAAAGTTTACGCAGAGGGATTGAATTTTTCGATGAATTCCAGATGCTGTCTTTAATCGTTCACGATGGACAATGTTGCGGTGTGGTGGCTTATGAACTATCCACCGGAAAGCTGCATGTATTCAAGAGCAAGGCCGTCATGCTCGCTACAGGCGGGGCCGGCAAGATTTACAAAACCACCTCCAACGCTTTTGCCAGTACCGGCGATGGCATGGCCATCGCCTATCGAGCCGGTGCGCCCCTGGAAGATATGGAATTTGTTCAGTTTCATCCGACAGGAATTTATAAGCTGGGCATTCTCATCAGTGAGGCGGCACGCGGCGAAGGCGGCATTTTGTTGAATAATGATGGTGAACGCTTCATGGAAAGGTATGCACCGATCATCAAGGATTTAGCACCGCGTGATATGATTTCGCGGTGCATGCTAGAGGAAATGCGAGCCGGCAGGGGTATCGACGGCAAAGACTATTTTCACCTGGATTTGACGCACCTGGGTGAAGATGTGATCGACAAAAAGTTAGCCGAAATTACCAGCTTCGCGCGCACCTATGCCGGCGTTGATCCGATTAAAGAGCCCATCCCGGTCCAGCCCACCTGCCATTATATGATGGGCGGTATTGCCACCGATGCCGATGGTTGTGTGATCGTAGATGAGAAAAATACAGCCTTTGCGGGGCTTTATGCTGCCGGTGAATGTGCCTGCGTGTCCGTACACGGCGCCAATCGGTTGGGGTGCAATGCGCTGCTCGATACGCTGGTCTTCGGACGAAGGGCCGGTATCGCTATTAAGGCGTTTGTACCATCGGTCTCCCGACCAAAGCTGCCGGCCCGACCGGAGAAAAAAGATGCAGACATGATCAAAGAATTGATGAACAGTGGCGGTAAAGAAAACAGCGGGCCCATCAGAGCCGAGCTGCAGGAAAGCATGATGGAAAATGTGTCTGTTTTCCGTCAAAAAGACTCACTGAGCACGGCGCTCGCAAAAATTGCGCAGCTAAAAAAGCGATATCAAGATCTTTCCATCCAGGACAAAGGGAACTGTTTCAATCGCGATCTGCTGGATGCCATCGAGTTGGGCCATTTGCTGGATCTGGCTGAAGTTATTACACTTAGTGCGCTAAACCGTGAAGAGAGCCGTGGGGCCCATTCCAGGGAAGATTTTCCGGAGCGTGACGATCAAAAATTTTTGGTCCACACCATGGCGCTTCACAATGCAGTCAAGGGGCCGCAAATATTCTCCAAACCGGTTAATATCACCAAATTTGAGCCCAAAGAGAGGAAATACTAA